The Dehalococcoidia bacterium region CCATTCGACCCTCAGTTAGCACAGGAGAGAACGAATGACCGACAGCGAGGAGAAGCCGGCGAAACAGATGGTCCCCCTCAGACAGGGGATGTTTCGCCTGCCCGAAAAGCCGGACGGCAAGCCCATCCTCATCGGTAGCCGCTGCCCCGACTGCGGCACCTACTTCTTCCCCCGCCGCTACGTCTGCCTCACGTGCTATCGGCAAGGCCTCGATGAGGCAGACCTCAGCACGCGGGGCAAAGTGTGGACTTACACCATCGCCCGCCAGACGCCGCCCGGCTCCATGATCGAGGCGCCGTACGCCATCGCTGTCGTGGAGTTGCCGGAGAAGGTGGCGATCGAGACGGTGCTGACCGATGTTGACCTGGATGCCGTGCGCGTGGGAATGGACGTCGAAATCAAGCTTGTCAAAATGAAGGAAGACGAGGAAGGGAACGACGTCGTCTCCTTCATGTTCAGGCCGGTCAACAGCCGCTGATTCGAAGGGTTCTCCGAGGAGGAGCGAAATGAGCGACAAGAGAGTTGTGGTGCTCGGGGTGGGCCTTCACCCCTTCGGCCGCTTTCCCGAAAAGAGCATTAACGAGCTGGGCCGCACTGCGGGCCTGGAAGCGCTGAAAGACGCGGGAATGGACTTCCGGGACATCGACGCCGGTTTCTGCGGCCGGGTCGTCGCCGGAAGCGGCGTCGGACTGAGCGTCTTCGGCGAGCTGGGGCGAACGGGCCTGCCCGTTACGAACGTCGAGCTCGCCTGCGCCAGCTCCTCCCGCGCCGTTGACCTCGCCGCCAACTCGATCCTGGCCGGCATCTTTGACACGTGCATGATCATCGGCGTCGAGAAGATGGGGCGCGGCATGCTGCCCGTCGGCATGAACGCAGGGGGCGGCGTCAGCTTCCAGGGCGCGATGGGCCTCGCCCTCATGCCCGGCGCCTACGCCCTCATGGCGCAGCGTCACATGGCCCTCTACGGCACCAAGC contains the following coding sequences:
- a CDS encoding Zn-ribbon domain-containing OB-fold protein, whose translation is MTDSEEKPAKQMVPLRQGMFRLPEKPDGKPILIGSRCPDCGTYFFPRRYVCLTCYRQGLDEADLSTRGKVWTYTIARQTPPGSMIEAPYAIAVVELPEKVAIETVLTDVDLDAVRVGMDVEIKLVKMKEDEEGNDVVSFMFRPVNSR